In Paenibacillus sp. FSL M7-0420, a single genomic region encodes these proteins:
- a CDS encoding LysR family transcriptional regulator, whose translation MELTQLEYFLTVARLEHMTSASKALRITQPALSHAISKLESELGVPLFERKGRNVQLNRYGVMFSSRVEEALRNIGNGVREIEESSNAESGTVHLSYLNILGVDLIPSLIRDYQLDHPKVQFDLYQGNHGDIDEALDNGTSDMLITSRETTAENKEWVVIRRLPIYIVVSSSHRFASRSSLSLFELSGEPFVGLKTNCGLKHTITSLFQNTNFELASTYYAEDLITVAGFIKAGLGVSVLPQTLGLMLDGLVWIPIQEPGWEWEVGLQWRRDHYLSPAARRFMEYIRETAPKLK comes from the coding sequence ATGGAGCTTACACAATTGGAGTACTTTCTGACCGTAGCCCGGCTTGAGCATATGACCTCTGCGTCCAAAGCGTTGCGAATTACGCAGCCTGCCCTGAGCCATGCGATTTCCAAACTGGAGAGTGAGCTGGGGGTTCCTTTATTCGAGCGTAAGGGGCGCAATGTCCAGCTCAACCGCTATGGGGTTATGTTCAGTTCACGAGTCGAAGAAGCGCTGCGCAATATCGGGAATGGAGTGCGGGAGATTGAGGAGTCGTCCAATGCGGAGAGTGGAACCGTTCATCTGTCTTATCTGAATATTCTTGGCGTGGACCTGATTCCATCGCTTATCAGAGATTATCAGTTAGACCATCCGAAGGTGCAGTTTGATCTGTATCAGGGGAATCACGGAGATATCGACGAAGCGCTGGATAACGGGACCTCGGATATGCTGATTACGTCCAGAGAGACTACGGCGGAGAATAAGGAATGGGTGGTGATTCGCAGATTACCAATTTATATTGTGGTCTCCAGTTCCCACCGGTTCGCCTCGCGTTCCTCGCTGAGTCTGTTCGAGCTGTCGGGTGAGCCGTTTGTAGGACTGAAGACAAATTGCGGACTCAAGCACACCATCACCTCCCTCTTCCAAAATACTAATTTCGAGCTGGCCTCTACCTATTATGCTGAGGATCTGATTACTGTGGCAGGGTTCATCAAAGCCGGACTCGGCGTCTCTGTGCTTCCGCAGACGCTGGGATTGATGCTTGACGGTCTGGTCTGGATTCCCATCCAGGAACCGGGCTGGGAATGGGAGGTGGGCCTGCAATGGCGCCGGGACCATTATCTGTCCCCCGCAGCCAGAAGATTCATGGAGTATATTCGGGAGACTGCACCTAAATTGAAGTAG
- a CDS encoding SDR family oxidoreductase, translating into MTIAYANPMTEYEGKKILVTGGTKGMGEAIVNRFKAAGATVMTTARTVPEDLADSGWFVQADLSKQEGVEKVITAVNERFGSIDIVVNNIGGSATPAGGFLAASDEHWMDALNLNLLAAVRLDRGLIPLMLKQGKGVIIHISSIQRVLPLIESTIPYAAAKAALSNYSKSLSKEFSPQGIRVNRVAPGFIQTTAAEAFLNNIAEVTGSVESALQSVMDALGGIPIGRPGFPEEVGELVAFLASDRAASITGAEYVIDGGTVPTV; encoded by the coding sequence ATGACTATAGCTTATGCAAACCCAATGACAGAATACGAAGGTAAAAAAATTCTGGTCACAGGCGGTACCAAGGGAATGGGGGAAGCGATCGTAAACAGATTCAAGGCGGCTGGAGCTACCGTGATGACAACCGCCCGCACCGTCCCGGAAGATTTGGCAGATTCGGGATGGTTCGTCCAGGCAGATCTGTCCAAGCAAGAAGGCGTGGAGAAAGTAATTACGGCAGTCAACGAACGTTTCGGCAGCATCGATATTGTAGTGAATAACATCGGAGGCAGCGCTACCCCTGCCGGAGGATTCCTGGCCGCAAGCGATGAACACTGGATGGATGCGCTGAACTTGAACCTGCTGGCAGCCGTCCGGCTGGACCGGGGGCTGATTCCTCTGATGCTGAAGCAGGGCAAGGGTGTAATTATCCATATCTCTTCGATTCAAAGAGTGCTGCCGCTGATCGAATCGACCATCCCCTATGCAGCCGCCAAAGCTGCGTTAAGCAATTACAGCAAAAGCCTGTCTAAGGAGTTCTCTCCCCAGGGTATCCGGGTAAACCGCGTAGCCCCGGGCTTCATTCAAACTACAGCAGCCGAAGCCTTCTTGAATAATATTGCGGAGGTGACAGGCAGTGTGGAAAGTGCGCTGCAGTCGGTAATGGACGCTCTGGGCGGCATACCCATCGGACGCCCCGGCTTCCCTGAGGAGGTGGGCGAGCTGGTGGCCTTCCTCGCTTCCGACCGCGCAGCCTCCATCACGGGTGCCGAGTACGTGATTGACGGGGGAACCGTACCTACGGTGTAA
- a CDS encoding response regulator transcription factor, whose translation MYTILIADDESEIVELLQLYLEKEYNILTAENGIEALKLMQNNKIDLAILDIMMPGMDGLQLLKRIREHEHFPVLFLSAKSQYHDKILGLELGADDYIAKPFNPLEIVARAGAMLRRVHQFDAKAAEEEKPNEQIVLGRLTLDRSTCQVEVAGEAVALTSTEYKILELLMQQPGRVFTRKKIYETVWEDFYVYEDNSIMVHISNIRDKIERDSKRPEYLKTIRGLGYKIEAPVEK comes from the coding sequence ATGTATACCATTCTCATAGCCGATGACGAATCGGAGATTGTTGAGCTTCTGCAGCTGTATCTGGAGAAGGAATATAACATTTTGACGGCAGAGAACGGAATCGAAGCCTTGAAGCTGATGCAGAATAACAAGATTGACCTGGCGATACTGGATATTATGATGCCGGGGATGGACGGGCTGCAGCTGCTGAAGCGGATTCGGGAGCACGAGCATTTCCCTGTACTGTTCCTGTCCGCCAAGAGCCAGTATCATGACAAAATCCTGGGTCTGGAGCTTGGTGCGGATGATTACATCGCTAAGCCTTTTAATCCATTGGAGATTGTGGCGCGTGCCGGGGCCATGCTGCGGCGGGTACATCAGTTCGATGCCAAGGCAGCGGAGGAGGAGAAGCCGAATGAGCAGATCGTGCTCGGCAGGCTGACACTGGACCGGAGCACCTGTCAGGTTGAGGTGGCCGGGGAGGCCGTCGCTCTGACTTCTACCGAATACAAAATCCTGGAGCTGCTGATGCAGCAGCCGGGCCGTGTGTTTACACGCAAGAAGATATATGAGACTGTCTGGGAAGATTTCTACGTCTACGAGGACAACAGCATTATGGTGCACATCAGCAACATCCGCGACAAGATCGAACGAGATTCCAAGAGACCGGAATACCTGAAGACGATCAGGGGATTGGGGTACAAAATTGAAGCACCCGTGGAAAAGTAG
- a CDS encoding sensor histidine kinase, protein MKHPWKSRDNRPLQTSLTIDFLLFNCMLLMLVLVVYLFVQKDIAQVIRDRMTPDPNLSVEAGTYREELGQGPESERLLKSGGWLELLDSGKRVIQVIGEKQDDIQAYEEDMLYLGLENRSDQPFYYSITSVTEQDSGAAWMLLKIPRDVINISINNEFLVSYLNHSVFFYVFLVSGLILLLIFVYSYWVSRRIKKPLRVLNLGLNRMMEGHYNTRIALYAETEFLRIGHSFNYMADVIEKTTEEKRLAEKSKQRLMVDLSHDLKTPITSIQGYAQALIEGRVTDPERQTKYLNYIYTKSVQVTKLITHMLDLLKLDSPDFILRIERLELGDHLREIIADTYGEIEQKDFELHLQVPEEEVYARYDPELFASVINNLIGNALAYNPEGTRIRVSVIPEDTQIRIEIADNGVGIPRELWSTIFDPFVRGDEARTTASGGTGLGLSIAKKNVEKMEGTLLLESREGELTVFVIRIPK, encoded by the coding sequence TTGAAGCACCCGTGGAAAAGTAGAGATAACCGCCCGCTGCAGACGTCGCTGACCATCGACTTCCTGCTGTTCAACTGCATGCTGCTGATGCTGGTGTTAGTGGTCTACCTGTTCGTACAAAAGGATATCGCCCAAGTCATCCGGGACCGGATGACGCCAGATCCCAATCTGTCCGTGGAGGCCGGGACGTACCGGGAGGAGCTGGGCCAGGGGCCGGAGAGTGAGCGTCTGCTGAAGAGCGGAGGCTGGCTGGAGCTGCTGGATTCCGGCAAGCGGGTGATTCAGGTCATTGGTGAGAAGCAGGATGATATTCAAGCTTATGAAGAGGACATGCTGTATCTGGGACTGGAGAACCGCAGCGACCAGCCCTTTTACTATTCCATCACGAGTGTTACGGAGCAAGACAGCGGGGCAGCCTGGATGTTGCTTAAGATTCCCCGCGATGTAATTAATATCTCCATTAACAACGAGTTTCTGGTCTCCTATCTGAATCATTCGGTGTTCTTTTATGTATTCCTGGTCAGCGGGTTGATTCTGCTGCTGATTTTTGTCTACAGCTATTGGGTCTCCAGACGGATCAAGAAGCCGCTGCGGGTGCTGAATCTAGGCTTGAACCGTATGATGGAAGGGCATTACAACACCCGGATCGCCCTCTATGCGGAGACGGAGTTCCTGCGGATTGGCCACAGCTTCAACTATATGGCTGATGTGATCGAGAAGACCACCGAGGAGAAGCGCCTGGCTGAGAAAAGCAAGCAGCGGCTGATGGTCGATCTGTCGCATGACCTGAAGACCCCGATTACCAGCATCCAGGGGTATGCGCAGGCCCTTATCGAAGGACGCGTGACCGACCCGGAGCGGCAGACGAAATATTTGAATTACATCTACACCAAGTCCGTGCAGGTCACCAAGCTCATTACGCATATGCTGGATCTGCTTAAGCTGGACTCACCCGATTTCATCCTGCGCATAGAGCGCCTTGAACTGGGCGACCATCTGCGGGAGATTATTGCTGACACCTACGGCGAGATTGAGCAAAAAGACTTCGAGCTTCACCTGCAGGTGCCCGAAGAAGAGGTCTATGCCCGTTATGATCCCGAGCTGTTCGCCAGTGTCATCAACAACCTGATCGGCAATGCGCTGGCCTACAATCCCGAAGGGACGCGCATCCGGGTATCTGTGATTCCCGAGGACACGCAGATCAGGATCGAAATTGCGGACAATGGAGTCGGCATTCCGAGGGAGCTGTGGTCTACAATCTTTGACCCCTTTGTGCGGGGAGATGAAGCGCGGACTACGGCCAGCGGAGGAACCGGACTGGGCTTGTCCATCGCCAAGAAGAATGTGGAGAAGATGGAGGGCACGCTGCTGCTGGAGAGCAGGGAAGGGGAGCTGACGGTGTTTGTGATCCGTATCCCGAAATAG
- a CDS encoding YojF family protein, translating into MQLIQPEAIQTRIDNFVSEDLYIHLELTNGAYASHFDSSRAPGSVFISNAEIRYTHGSISGTGPYRVGLKTEQGWIYAEGLTHVDEHDTERLILAGHDSQGKLIVALQLSRSPF; encoded by the coding sequence ATGCAGCTCATTCAACCCGAGGCCATTCAGACTCGAATCGACAATTTCGTCTCTGAGGATCTATATATCCATCTTGAACTTACTAACGGAGCTTACGCCAGCCATTTCGACAGCTCTCGTGCTCCGGGCTCGGTGTTCATCAGCAATGCCGAGATCCGTTACACCCACGGCTCCATCTCAGGGACAGGACCTTACCGGGTCGGCCTGAAGACGGAGCAAGGCTGGATTTACGCCGAAGGACTTACCCATGTGGATGAGCACGATACGGAGCGGCTAATTCTGGCCGGGCATGACAGTCAGGGCAAGCTGATTGTGGCGTTGCAGCTTAGCCGGAGCCCTTTTTAA
- the bshB2 gene encoding bacillithiol biosynthesis deacetylase BshB2, with amino-acid sequence MNNKSMDHARILVVLPHPDDEAYFISGTLAMYIAAGAEVTYACLTLGEMGRNMGVPLIANRTTLPAIRQAELEASCKAIGIQDLRMLGFHDKMIEFEDPALLDQRIASLVKELAPSLVITFYAGYSVHPDHDATGAAVIRTIARLPAAERPVVHSVAFSNNHQQRIGAADVVIDVTPFITVKINSILAHRTQFQADKVLGGLKPADPAICGKYGTERFWTYPFPECKEQPEEAALCCK; translated from the coding sequence ATGAATAATAAATCTATGGACCATGCAAGAATCCTGGTGGTACTTCCCCATCCTGACGATGAAGCCTACTTCATATCCGGGACACTGGCGATGTATATCGCAGCAGGTGCAGAGGTGACCTATGCCTGCCTGACACTGGGAGAGATGGGCCGTAACATGGGCGTTCCGCTGATTGCAAACCGCACGACCCTGCCGGCCATCCGCCAAGCTGAGCTCGAAGCTTCCTGTAAGGCCATTGGGATTCAAGACCTCAGGATGCTGGGCTTCCATGACAAAATGATTGAGTTCGAAGACCCGGCGCTTCTGGATCAGCGGATTGCATCGCTCGTGAAGGAGCTTGCGCCGTCGCTGGTTATTACGTTCTACGCCGGATATAGCGTGCACCCGGATCATGATGCCACCGGTGCTGCGGTGATCCGTACCATTGCCCGGCTGCCCGCAGCGGAACGTCCGGTTGTACATAGTGTGGCTTTCTCGAATAATCATCAGCAGCGGATTGGAGCAGCCGATGTAGTCATCGATGTCACGCCTTTTATCACTGTCAAAATCAACTCCATTCTGGCGCACCGCACCCAGTTCCAGGCAGATAAAGTGCTTGGCGGCCTTAAACCCGCCGATCCGGCAATCTGCGGCAAGTACGGTACGGAACGCTTCTGGACCTATCCGTTCCCGGAATGCAAGGAACAGCCGGAGGAAGCGGCATTGTGCTGTAAGTGA
- a CDS encoding GNAT family N-acetyltransferase — MTEQRVYIRFPEAGDAAELTEMYLRNRKFFEEHSPDIGEEFYTVEYQRERIAQYEEDRAADERYDFLVIHKADRRIIGSVSLSFVVRGPLQSCMIGYSLDKDYNGKGYMTEAVQQVVRYAFEELKFHRITGEASPDNPGSIRVLEHAGFHKEGIARLNVKICGVWKDHQILAIINPADIS, encoded by the coding sequence ATGACAGAACAACGGGTATACATCCGGTTCCCCGAGGCGGGAGATGCCGCAGAACTGACGGAGATGTATTTGCGTAACCGTAAATTTTTTGAAGAGCATTCGCCTGACATTGGTGAGGAATTCTATACCGTAGAGTATCAGCGCGAGCGGATTGCACAATATGAAGAGGATCGGGCAGCGGACGAGCGCTACGACTTCCTGGTCATTCACAAGGCAGACCGGCGGATCATCGGCAGTGTCAGTCTGTCTTTTGTGGTGCGGGGACCGCTGCAGAGCTGTATGATCGGGTACAGCCTGGACAAGGATTATAATGGTAAAGGCTATATGACGGAGGCGGTGCAGCAGGTCGTGCGCTATGCCTTCGAGGAGCTGAAATTCCACCGGATTACGGGGGAAGCCTCACCGGATAATCCCGGCTCCATCCGTGTGCTGGAGCATGCAGGCTTCCACAAGGAAGGCATTGCCCGGCTGAACGTGAAGATCTGCGGGGTGTGGAAGGACCATCAGATTCTCGCGATTATCAACCCGGCCGATATTAGTTAA
- a CDS encoding MFS transporter has translation MNARSWWLMISVGLGMMLNPLNSSMVAVAIPRLQQAFKLEFTVVSWIIFSFYIGSAIAQPVMGRASDIFGRRRIFLAGLVIVFAASLLAPWSAGFGGLIVLRIVQAIGTSMVVAVGMAIIRVNITDKQASALSVLSMFTSGAAAAGPFIGGVLIHVWGWSSIFYINLPFVTASFLLAWRTIPQDKPSTAALPKPSLRQWMNRIDVPGILLFATGLVAVLAQLLSAKSSGHVSLFNVIIGLSGLILLAVFVRHELRAAMPFIPLRTFARYPGLIRVNIEFMLVNLLFYSVFFGLPSYLQLVRQVSEFHTGLLMLSLGLCSLAVSPIAGRWINASGPRPAQAVSAILMTVGAVWIVMLNPASPVMGIILALAAFGISNGLNNVAMQAALFNNSPKEIIGVASGLFSTSRYFGTILSSLLIGIIMGDRFSFSGFRFLGIVLTGIALCLVFMSRRRSLTKGSHHSLDDR, from the coding sequence ATGAATGCACGCAGCTGGTGGTTAATGATATCCGTTGGGCTGGGAATGATGCTTAACCCGCTTAACTCTTCGATGGTGGCTGTGGCGATTCCCAGGCTGCAGCAAGCATTCAAGCTTGAGTTCACCGTTGTCTCCTGGATTATTTTTTCATTCTATATTGGCAGCGCTATTGCTCAGCCTGTCATGGGCAGAGCCAGCGACATCTTCGGCCGCAGGAGGATTTTCCTGGCCGGACTGGTGATCGTCTTTGCAGCCTCCCTGCTCGCGCCTTGGTCTGCGGGCTTCGGGGGACTCATCGTTCTGCGGATTGTCCAAGCCATTGGAACCAGTATGGTAGTCGCGGTCGGGATGGCGATCATCCGGGTGAATATTACAGACAAGCAGGCTTCCGCTCTGTCCGTGCTGTCCATGTTTACATCGGGAGCGGCAGCGGCAGGACCGTTCATCGGCGGGGTCTTGATCCATGTGTGGGGCTGGTCTTCCATCTTCTACATCAACCTGCCGTTCGTAACGGCGAGCTTCCTGTTAGCCTGGAGGACCATCCCGCAAGACAAGCCGTCCACAGCCGCATTACCCAAGCCGTCCCTGCGGCAATGGATGAACCGGATAGATGTGCCAGGCATTCTGCTGTTCGCCACGGGGCTGGTGGCTGTGCTTGCGCAATTGCTGTCCGCCAAGTCCTCCGGTCATGTCTCCCTATTCAATGTTATCATCGGCCTGTCCGGGCTCATCCTGCTTGCGGTCTTCGTAAGACATGAGTTAAGAGCAGCGATGCCCTTCATTCCTCTGCGTACCTTCGCCAGGTATCCGGGGCTGATCCGGGTCAATATTGAATTTATGCTGGTTAATCTGTTATTCTATTCCGTCTTCTTCGGTCTTCCTTCTTATTTGCAGCTCGTTCGTCAGGTCAGTGAATTCCACACGGGGCTACTGATGTTAAGCCTGGGTCTATGCTCGCTCGCCGTGTCTCCAATCGCCGGAAGATGGATCAACGCCTCAGGTCCCCGGCCTGCTCAGGCAGTCTCGGCCATCCTCATGACCGTCGGGGCGGTGTGGATCGTGATGCTGAATCCGGCATCGCCTGTAATGGGTATTATTCTGGCCCTGGCTGCCTTCGGAATCAGCAACGGACTGAACAATGTCGCCATGCAAGCCGCCTTGTTCAACAACTCGCCGAAAGAGATCATCGGGGTAGCCTCCGGCTTATTCAGTACGTCCAGATACTTCGGGACGATCCTGTCCTCCCTGCTGATTGGAATCATCATGGGCGACCGGTTCAGCTTCAGCGGATTCCGCTTTCTGGGGATCGTCCTTACCGGGATTGCCCTGTGCCTGGTGTTCATGTCCCGGCGGCGATCACTAACCAAAGGCTCCCATCACAGTCTTGATGACCGCTAG
- a CDS encoding LysR family transcriptional regulator yields the protein MELLQLQYFIAVARLEHMTEAAHKLHVTQSSLSKTIQRLEEDLGVSLFDRSGRKLRLNEPGRRFLQRAEKALFELEQGKQELKDLFSLESGTLELAVTTASTLPAILRAFRLKQPDIHFHVQMLSMQEMITLLQRGEVDFCLSSPPVRGKDIECQVVCNDHIYLAVPAAHPLANHKSLALIELKNERFVGVKQGYGIRDLVDSVCQASGFMPRYVYEGDEPARLIDLVEAGIGLAFIPGTARNTHDHIRLIPLEDHGLVREIALLWHKDRYISQAGLIFREVVTEYFATL from the coding sequence ATGGAGCTTCTTCAATTGCAGTATTTTATCGCGGTTGCCCGCCTGGAGCATATGACCGAGGCCGCACACAAGCTGCATGTTACCCAATCCTCCCTGAGCAAGACCATTCAACGGCTGGAGGAGGATCTCGGAGTTTCATTGTTCGACCGGAGCGGGAGGAAGCTGCGGTTAAACGAGCCGGGACGCAGATTTCTTCAGCGTGCAGAGAAGGCGCTGTTTGAATTGGAGCAGGGGAAGCAGGAGCTTAAGGACCTGTTCAGCCTGGAGTCCGGCACCCTTGAGTTAGCGGTAACCACCGCAAGTACATTGCCCGCTATCCTCCGGGCGTTTCGCCTCAAGCAGCCGGACATCCATTTTCACGTGCAAATGCTGTCTATGCAGGAGATGATTACTCTTCTACAGAGAGGAGAAGTTGATTTCTGCTTGTCCTCTCCTCCGGTAAGAGGGAAGGATATTGAATGTCAGGTGGTCTGTAACGATCACATTTACCTTGCCGTTCCAGCCGCTCACCCTCTGGCAAACCACAAGAGCCTCGCCTTGATAGAGCTTAAGAATGAGCGGTTTGTCGGTGTCAAACAAGGCTACGGGATTCGTGATCTGGTGGATTCCGTCTGCCAAGCTTCAGGCTTCATGCCACGCTATGTGTATGAGGGAGACGAACCGGCCCGCTTAATTGATTTGGTGGAAGCCGGGATCGGCCTGGCCTTCATACCGGGTACGGCGAGGAATACGCACGATCATATCCGTCTGATTCCGCTGGAGGACCACGGGCTGGTCAGGGAAATCGCCTTGTTATGGCATAAGGACCGCTATATTTCACAGGCGGGCCTGATTTTCCGTGAGGTTGTTACCGAGTATTTCGCTACGCTATAA
- the bshB2 gene encoding bacillithiol biosynthesis deacetylase BshB2, protein MNRTQLTEHSRILVVFPHPDDEAFAAAGTLAQYIERGAEVTYACLTLGEMGRNMGIPPFANRVTLPEIRREELRASCQAIGIQDLRMLGFHDKMIEFDDPRLLEDTMLSLLRELTPSLVITFYPGYSVHPDHDATGAAVIRAVRQLPPAERPVVHCVAFAIGHEEHIGLPDVHVDVTAYLDKKMASIQAHRSQYQAAELVGNQELTAEDIQLRFGQEAFWTYPMNTQH, encoded by the coding sequence ATGAACCGTACACAGCTTACAGAACATTCACGCATACTGGTGGTGTTCCCGCATCCTGACGATGAAGCCTTTGCTGCCGCAGGCACACTGGCACAGTATATAGAGCGAGGCGCCGAAGTGACCTATGCCTGCCTGACGCTGGGGGAGATGGGGCGTAATATGGGGATTCCTCCGTTCGCGAACCGGGTTACGCTGCCAGAGATCCGCAGGGAGGAGCTTCGTGCTTCCTGCCAAGCTATTGGGATACAGGACTTAAGGATGCTGGGCTTCCATGATAAAATGATTGAGTTCGACGACCCGCGCCTGCTGGAGGATACGATGCTGTCCTTACTCCGCGAGCTGACTCCGTCCCTCGTGATCACGTTCTATCCCGGCTACAGTGTGCATCCTGACCACGATGCTACCGGAGCTGCTGTCATTCGCGCGGTCCGGCAGCTGCCGCCTGCGGAGCGGCCGGTTGTTCACTGCGTCGCCTTCGCCATCGGCCATGAGGAGCACATCGGTCTCCCGGATGTGCATGTCGATGTCACCGCATACCTGGACAAGAAGATGGCCTCTATCCAGGCACACCGTTCCCAATATCAGGCGGCGGAGCTGGTCGGTAACCAGGAGCTGACGGCGGAGGATATTCAGCTCCGCTTCGGGCAGGAAGCCTTCTGGACCTACCCCATGAACACACAACACTAA
- a CDS encoding sugar O-acetyltransferase — protein sequence MNLTNQKDRMLAGLPYKAWLDGLTEERTAARLLVHQLNSLSPDAHEERDGLIRRLLGKTGELVHIETPFRCDYGSNITVGNNFYANFNCTILDVGKVVIGENVMFAPNVSLYTAGHPIHPDSRNSGYEYGIAITIGNNVWIGGNVIVNPGVTIGNNVVIGAGSVVTKDIPDNVIAVGSPCRIVREITEEDRKYYYKDREFDVTDYV from the coding sequence ATGAATCTTACGAATCAAAAAGATAGAATGCTTGCAGGATTACCCTATAAAGCGTGGCTGGACGGATTAACCGAAGAGCGGACAGCCGCCAGGCTGCTGGTTCACCAGCTCAATTCACTTTCTCCAGATGCTCATGAGGAGAGGGACGGGCTGATCCGCAGGCTTTTGGGCAAGACGGGGGAGCTTGTGCATATTGAGACTCCCTTCCGCTGCGATTATGGATCGAATATCACTGTAGGGAATAATTTCTATGCCAATTTCAACTGTACGATTCTCGATGTAGGCAAGGTGGTCATCGGCGAGAATGTCATGTTCGCTCCGAATGTATCGCTTTACACAGCGGGCCATCCCATCCATCCCGATTCCCGGAATTCAGGCTATGAATACGGGATTGCCATCACCATCGGCAACAATGTGTGGATCGGCGGGAATGTCATTGTGAATCCGGGTGTAACCATCGGGAACAACGTAGTCATCGGGGCAGGCAGTGTGGTGACCAAGGATATCCCCGATAATGTGATCGCCGTAGGCAGCCCGTGCAGAATTGTCCGTGAGATCACGGAGGAGGACCGGAAATATTATTACAAGGATAGAGAGTTTGACGTCACGGACTACGTGTAG
- a CDS encoding LutC/YkgG family protein, with protein sequence MNTNKEAFLNTIAAKLGRARKSEVQRPAIQEFIPDSYGPLTQEDLVEMLKEQCFFIHTQVIETTRELLQRTLDDLLEANGGGNVMTSGDPRFREYGLAFPDAAVWEEAAGRAENIRRAESANTAIVFADCALAESGTVVVESRPDQGRSLHFLPAHYIAVIEREKLVLRSTDAAAVFNRRIQAGEPVGSSINFISGPSNSADIEMKLVVGVHGPLRATYVLI encoded by the coding sequence ATGAATACGAATAAGGAGGCTTTTCTGAATACCATTGCCGCCAAGCTGGGCCGGGCACGGAAGTCAGAGGTTCAGCGTCCGGCGATCCAGGAGTTCATTCCCGATAGCTACGGCCCGCTTACCCAGGAAGACCTTGTCGAGATGCTTAAGGAGCAATGCTTCTTCATCCACACTCAGGTGATTGAGACGACGCGGGAGCTGCTGCAGAGAACGTTAGATGATCTGTTAGAGGCAAATGGCGGCGGGAATGTGATGACTTCCGGTGATCCCCGGTTCAGGGAGTACGGGCTGGCATTCCCGGATGCTGCCGTATGGGAGGAAGCGGCGGGACGGGCGGAGAATATCAGGCGTGCTGAATCGGCGAATACAGCCATTGTCTTCGCCGACTGCGCACTTGCGGAATCTGGAACGGTTGTGGTGGAGAGCCGCCCCGATCAGGGACGGTCGCTCCATTTCCTCCCCGCCCATTATATTGCGGTGATTGAACGTGAGAAGCTGGTGCTTCGCTCCACGGATGCCGCCGCAGTGTTTAACCGTAGAATTCAGGCGGGAGAACCGGTGGGTTCATCGATTAATTTCATCTCCGGTCCCTCCAATTCCGCAGATATTGAAATGAAGCTGGTGGTCGGGGTGCATGGACCGCTGAGGGCTACTTATGTGCTTATTTAG